In a genomic window of Mycolicibacter heraklionensis:
- a CDS encoding acetyl/propionyl/methylcrotonyl-CoA carboxylase subunit alpha has protein sequence MFDTVLIANRGEIAVRVIRTLRRMGIRSVAVYSDADAGARHVREADTAVRLGPAPVLESYLSIPKVLEAAAATGAQAIHPGYGFLSENAGFAAACERAGVVFIGPPARAIEVMGDKISAKNTVTAFEVPVVPGIAKPGLSDDELVTAAGEIGYPVLIKPSAGGGGKGMHLVEEPAQLRAALATARREAASAFGDDTLFLERFVLRPRHIEVQVLADTQGNVVHLGERECSLQRRHQKVIEEAPSPLLDAATRDRIGAAACNTARSVDYVGAGTVEFIVSADRPDEFFFMEMNTRLQVEHPVTEAITGLDLVEWQLRVAAGEKLSFTQDDITFTGHAVEARVYAEDPARGFLPTGGRVLAVHEPAGPGVRVDSSLQDGTVVGSDYDPMLSKVIAHGADRTQALARLDAALAGTAVFGVQTNVEFLRFLLADARVVAGDLDTELLDARSGDFAPVPAPDDVLAAGGLYRQWALAERGRSDLWAAPSGWRIGAAAPVRTEMHTPLRTETVSVWGLPDAAQVQIGDGEIQSANAHVEGDQLIATVAGRQRRYLFAEDDGQLWICDERGSWQLREAEVVRVHRGGVTRSAEIASPMPGTVIAVSAASESTVGEGDPVVVVEAMKMEHTLTAPISGRVQVLVAVGEQVKVDQVLARLIPEDETEEAKS, from the coding sequence ATGTTTGACACCGTCTTGATAGCCAACCGCGGTGAGATCGCGGTGCGGGTGATCCGCACCCTGCGCCGGATGGGCATCCGATCCGTAGCCGTCTACAGCGACGCCGACGCCGGAGCGCGCCATGTGCGCGAAGCCGACACCGCGGTGCGCCTGGGGCCCGCGCCGGTGCTGGAGAGCTACCTGTCGATACCCAAGGTGCTCGAGGCCGCCGCGGCCACCGGCGCCCAGGCCATTCATCCCGGCTACGGATTCCTTTCCGAGAACGCCGGATTCGCGGCCGCCTGCGAGCGGGCCGGAGTGGTGTTCATCGGGCCGCCGGCCCGGGCTATCGAGGTGATGGGCGACAAGATCTCAGCGAAGAACACCGTCACTGCGTTTGAGGTGCCGGTGGTTCCGGGTATCGCCAAACCCGGCCTGTCCGATGACGAGTTGGTGACTGCGGCCGGCGAGATCGGTTACCCGGTGCTGATCAAGCCTTCGGCCGGCGGTGGTGGCAAGGGTATGCACCTGGTGGAAGAGCCTGCGCAGCTGCGCGCGGCGCTGGCCACCGCACGGCGTGAGGCGGCCTCGGCGTTCGGTGACGACACCTTGTTCTTGGAGCGATTCGTGCTGCGGCCGCGCCACATCGAGGTGCAGGTGCTCGCCGACACCCAGGGCAATGTGGTGCACCTCGGCGAACGCGAATGCAGCCTGCAGCGACGCCACCAGAAGGTGATCGAGGAGGCGCCGTCGCCGCTGCTGGACGCCGCCACCCGGGACCGCATCGGGGCGGCGGCCTGCAACACCGCCCGCAGCGTGGACTACGTCGGCGCCGGCACCGTGGAATTCATCGTCTCCGCGGATCGCCCGGATGAGTTCTTCTTCATGGAGATGAACACCCGGCTGCAGGTGGAACACCCGGTCACCGAAGCGATCACCGGCCTGGACCTGGTGGAGTGGCAGCTGCGGGTGGCCGCCGGGGAGAAGCTGTCCTTCACTCAGGACGACATCACCTTCACCGGGCACGCCGTGGAAGCCCGGGTGTATGCCGAAGACCCGGCCCGCGGTTTCCTGCCCACTGGTGGGCGGGTGCTGGCGGTGCACGAGCCTGCTGGACCCGGGGTGCGGGTGGACTCGTCGTTGCAGGACGGCACCGTCGTCGGCAGCGACTACGACCCGATGCTGTCCAAGGTGATCGCGCACGGCGCCGACCGGACGCAGGCACTGGCGCGCCTCGACGCGGCGCTGGCCGGCACGGCGGTGTTCGGGGTGCAGACCAACGTCGAGTTCCTGCGGTTCCTGCTGGCCGATGCGCGGGTGGTCGCCGGTGACTTGGACACCGAACTGCTGGATGCGCGGTCGGGCGATTTCGCACCGGTGCCCGCGCCCGACGATGTGTTGGCCGCCGGTGGCCTCTACCGCCAGTGGGCGCTCGCCGAGCGCGGGCGCAGTGATCTGTGGGCGGCCCCGAGCGGATGGCGGATCGGGGCGGCGGCGCCGGTGCGCACCGAGATGCACACCCCGCTGCGCACCGAGACGGTGTCGGTGTGGGGGCTGCCCGATGCCGCGCAGGTACAGATCGGTGACGGCGAGATCCAGAGCGCCAACGCCCATGTCGAAGGCGACCAGCTGATCGCTACGGTGGCCGGGCGGCAACGCCGCTACCTGTTCGCCGAGGACGACGGTCAACTGTGGATCTGCGACGAACGCGGAAGCTGGCAGCTGCGGGAGGCCGAAGTGGTGCGCGTGCACCGCGGCGGCGTAACCCGCAGCGCAGAGATCGCCAGCCCGATGCCGGGCACCGTGATCGCCGTCAGTGCCGCATCGGAATCGACTGTCGGCGAAGGTGATCCGGTGGTCGTGGTCGAGGCGATGAAGATGGAGCACACCCTGACCGCCCCGATTTCCGGCCGGGTGCAGGTGTTGGTGGCGGTGGGCGAACAAGTGAAGGTGGATCAGGTGCTGGCGCGGCTGATCCCGGAGGACGAGACCGAGGAAGCGAAATCATGA
- a CDS encoding acyl-CoA dehydrogenase family protein codes for MTTIEAGTLPSHYLDLRDTVAEFARTVVAPVAAKHDEEHSFPYEVIAKMGEMGLFGLPFPEEYGGMGGDYFALALALEELGKVDQSVAMTLEAGVGLGAMPIYRFGSEEQKQTWLPDLVTGRALAGFGLTEPGAGSDAGGTRTTARRDGDEWVINGTKQFITNSGTDITSLVTVTAVTGTRPDGKKEISTIIVPSGTAGFTVEPAYNKVGWNASDTHPLTFADARVPQANLLGEEGRGYANFLSILDEGRIAIAAVATGVAQGCVDESVKYAGEREAFGQTIGSYQAISFKIARMEARAHVARTAYYDAAAKMLAGKPFKKEAAIAKMISSEAAMDNARDATQIHGGYGFINEYPVARHYRDSKILEIGEGTTEVQLMLIARSLGL; via the coding sequence ATGACCACCATCGAGGCAGGAACCCTGCCGAGCCACTACCTGGACCTGCGCGACACCGTCGCCGAGTTCGCCCGCACCGTCGTCGCTCCGGTGGCGGCCAAGCACGACGAAGAGCACAGCTTCCCCTACGAAGTGATCGCGAAGATGGGGGAGATGGGGCTGTTCGGCCTGCCGTTCCCCGAGGAGTACGGCGGCATGGGCGGCGACTACTTCGCCCTGGCGCTCGCCCTGGAGGAACTCGGCAAGGTCGACCAGTCGGTGGCGATGACCCTGGAAGCCGGGGTGGGCCTGGGGGCGATGCCGATCTACCGGTTCGGCTCCGAAGAACAGAAGCAGACCTGGCTGCCGGATCTGGTGACCGGTCGCGCGCTGGCGGGCTTCGGCCTGACCGAGCCGGGCGCCGGATCCGACGCCGGCGGCACCCGGACCACCGCCCGCCGCGACGGCGACGAGTGGGTGATCAACGGCACCAAGCAGTTCATCACCAACTCCGGCACCGACATCACCTCGCTGGTGACGGTCACCGCCGTCACCGGAACCCGGCCCGACGGCAAGAAGGAGATCTCCACCATCATCGTGCCTTCCGGCACAGCGGGATTCACCGTGGAGCCGGCCTACAACAAGGTCGGCTGGAACGCCTCGGACACCCACCCGCTCACCTTCGCCGACGCCCGCGTTCCTCAAGCCAACCTGCTCGGCGAAGAGGGCCGGGGCTACGCCAACTTCCTGTCGATCCTGGACGAGGGCCGCATCGCGATCGCCGCGGTCGCCACCGGGGTGGCGCAGGGCTGCGTCGACGAGAGCGTCAAGTACGCCGGCGAGCGCGAGGCGTTCGGCCAGACGATCGGCTCCTATCAGGCGATCAGCTTCAAGATCGCCCGGATGGAGGCCCGCGCTCACGTCGCCCGTACCGCCTACTACGACGCCGCCGCGAAGATGTTGGCGGGCAAGCCGTTCAAGAAGGAGGCGGCGATCGCCAAGATGATCTCCTCGGAAGCGGCGATGGACAACGCCCGGGACGCCACCCAGATCCACGGCGGCTACGGCTTCATCAACGAATACCCGGTGGCCCGGCATTACCGGGACAGCAAGATCCTCGAGATCGGCGAGGGCACCACCGAGGTGCAGCTGATGCTCATCGCACGATCGCTGGGGCTGTGA
- a CDS encoding HpcH/HpaI aldolase/citrate lyase family protein: MSAGPAWLFCPADRPERYGKAAAVADVVILDLEDGVAAADRPAAREALRRNPLDPERTVVRVNPAGTEDQARDLEALADTAYTTLMLAKTESAAQVAALAPRQVVALIETPRGAVFCAEIAAAQDCVAMMWGAEDLVAAMGGGSSRHADGRYRDVARHVRSSVLLAASTFGRAALDAVYLNIGDLDGLKAEALDGAAVGFAATVCIHPSQIAVVRDAYRPAPERVDWARRVLAAAHTERGVFAFEGQMVDSPVLRHAEAILRRAD, encoded by the coding sequence GTGAGCGCCGGTCCGGCCTGGCTGTTCTGCCCGGCGGATCGCCCGGAGCGATACGGCAAAGCGGCCGCGGTCGCCGACGTGGTGATCCTCGATCTGGAAGACGGGGTAGCGGCCGCGGACCGGCCGGCCGCCCGGGAAGCATTGCGGCGCAACCCCCTTGACCCGGAACGGACCGTGGTGCGGGTGAACCCGGCCGGCACCGAAGATCAGGCCCGCGACTTGGAGGCACTGGCCGACACCGCCTACACCACGCTGATGCTGGCCAAGACCGAATCCGCCGCCCAGGTCGCCGCGCTGGCTCCGCGGCAGGTGGTGGCCCTGATCGAAACCCCGCGCGGTGCGGTGTTCTGCGCCGAGATCGCCGCCGCGCAGGACTGCGTCGCAATGATGTGGGGCGCCGAAGATCTGGTCGCCGCGATGGGCGGCGGCTCGAGCCGTCACGCCGACGGGCGGTACCGCGACGTGGCCCGCCACGTGCGCTCGAGTGTCCTGTTGGCGGCATCGACGTTCGGCCGGGCCGCATTGGACGCCGTCTACCTCAACATCGGCGATCTCGACGGGCTCAAAGCCGAAGCGCTCGATGGCGCCGCGGTCGGATTCGCTGCTACGGTGTGCATCCACCCGAGCCAGATCGCGGTGGTCCGCGATGCCTATCGGCCCGCCCCCGAACGGGTCGACTGGGCGCGCAGGGTGCTCGCCGCAGCGCACACCGAGCGCGGGGTGTTCGCGTTCGAAGGACAGATGGTCGACTCCCCGGTGCTGCGGCACGCCGAAGCCATCCTGCGGCGAGCGGATTGA
- a CDS encoding enolase C-terminal domain-like protein, with amino-acid sequence MRITQIIETPVRLRGEVANALVDFSRHTVSLVAVVSDQIRDGKPVTGVAFNSIGRFAQSGILADRMIPRVLRANPEVLLDDAGRIDPARVLGCALTDEKPGGHGDRAGAAAALELACWDLNAKLADEPAYRTIAGYFGRATVSTAVPVYAAGGYYYPGDDTAAGLDRLRTEIRGYLDMGYDAVKMKIGGASTSEDLARIEAVIDIVGSGARVAVDANGRFDEADAVQWAKALNPYGLRWYEEPGDPLDFALNAAVIAAYDGAVATGENLFSVRDATNLVRYAGMRPGIDIFQMDAGLSYGLTEYARMIEVLEAHGFDRRFAFPHGGHLINLHIAVALGLGGCESYPGVFAPFGGYAPGCVLAEGTIAPTDAPGFGLEEKPDLAAVIADLVG; translated from the coding sequence ATGCGCATCACCCAGATCATCGAGACACCGGTGCGGCTGCGCGGCGAGGTCGCCAATGCCTTGGTGGATTTCTCCCGGCACACGGTGTCGCTGGTCGCGGTGGTTAGCGACCAGATCCGTGACGGGAAGCCGGTGACCGGGGTGGCGTTCAACTCGATCGGCCGGTTCGCGCAGAGTGGCATTCTCGCCGACCGGATGATCCCGCGCGTGCTGCGCGCGAACCCCGAGGTGCTGCTGGACGACGCCGGCCGGATCGACCCCGCGCGGGTGCTGGGTTGTGCGCTGACCGACGAGAAGCCCGGCGGGCATGGCGACCGGGCGGGTGCGGCGGCCGCGCTGGAGCTGGCGTGCTGGGACCTCAATGCCAAACTCGCCGACGAGCCTGCCTACCGCACCATCGCCGGGTATTTCGGCCGCGCCACCGTCAGCACGGCTGTCCCGGTGTATGCCGCCGGCGGTTACTACTACCCGGGCGACGACACCGCGGCCGGCCTGGACCGGCTGCGCACCGAGATCCGCGGCTATCTCGACATGGGCTACGACGCGGTCAAGATGAAGATCGGCGGCGCGTCGACCAGCGAGGACCTGGCGCGCATCGAGGCCGTGATCGACATCGTCGGCAGCGGTGCCCGGGTCGCGGTCGACGCCAACGGCCGGTTCGACGAGGCCGACGCGGTGCAGTGGGCGAAAGCGCTGAACCCGTATGGCCTGCGCTGGTACGAAGAGCCCGGTGATCCGCTCGACTTTGCGTTGAACGCCGCGGTCATTGCGGCCTACGACGGTGCCGTCGCCACCGGAGAGAACCTGTTCTCGGTGCGGGACGCGACCAACCTGGTTCGTTACGCCGGGATGCGGCCGGGCATCGACATCTTCCAGATGGACGCCGGGCTCAGCTACGGGTTGACCGAATACGCCCGGATGATCGAGGTCCTCGAGGCGCACGGCTTCGACCGCCGCTTCGCCTTCCCGCACGGCGGGCACCTGATCAACCTGCACATCGCGGTCGCGCTGGGACTGGGTGGCTGCGAGTCCTACCCGGGGGTGTTCGCACCGTTCGGTGGCTACGCGCCGGGTTGCGTGCTGGCCGAGGGCACCATCGCGCCGACCGACGCCCCGGGCTTCGGGCTGGAGGAGAAGCCCGACCTGGCCGCCGTGATCGCCGACCTGGTGGGATGA
- a CDS encoding ketopantoate reductase family protein yields the protein MKIAVIGCGAMGSIYAAKLAAAGNDVLAVDRSSAHVDAIAAGGLRISGPQPDQVVPMRAATTAPAEPMDLVVLAVKAADVAAGANQALPLLGEDTPVLTIQNGLGSADTVADIVGAARVAVGIASGFGASRPAPGHVHHNAMRAVRFGGYAALPFSTVDQIARVWSEAGFDAAAVADIAAMQWEKLICNAAYSAPCALTGMTVGQVMDDTEMGPVSRATATEAWTVARAAGIGIDVADPVAHVRAFGAQMPNAKPSALLDHLAHRVSEIDVINGAVVRTAAQVGEQVPVNATLTALVKAVERQWITPKD from the coding sequence ATGAAGATCGCGGTCATCGGATGCGGCGCCATGGGATCGATCTATGCCGCCAAGCTGGCGGCGGCCGGCAACGACGTACTGGCCGTGGACCGGTCAAGCGCGCATGTCGACGCCATCGCCGCGGGCGGCCTGCGAATCAGCGGACCGCAGCCTGACCAGGTGGTTCCGATGCGCGCGGCCACCACCGCGCCGGCCGAGCCGATGGATCTGGTGGTGCTGGCGGTCAAGGCCGCCGACGTCGCCGCCGGGGCCAACCAGGCACTGCCGCTGCTCGGCGAGGACACGCCGGTGTTGACCATCCAGAACGGACTCGGGTCGGCCGACACCGTCGCCGACATCGTCGGCGCGGCCCGGGTGGCGGTGGGCATCGCCAGCGGCTTCGGAGCCTCGCGTCCCGCGCCGGGACATGTGCACCACAACGCGATGCGTGCCGTCCGGTTCGGCGGCTATGCGGCGCTGCCGTTTTCGACTGTCGATCAGATCGCTCGGGTGTGGTCGGAGGCGGGATTCGACGCGGCCGCGGTCGCCGACATCGCCGCCATGCAGTGGGAGAAGCTGATCTGCAACGCCGCCTACAGCGCGCCGTGCGCGCTGACCGGGATGACGGTGGGTCAGGTCATGGACGACACGGAGATGGGACCGGTCAGCCGCGCCACCGCGACCGAAGCCTGGACGGTGGCCCGCGCCGCCGGAATCGGCATCGACGTGGCAGATCCGGTGGCGCATGTCCGGGCCTTCGGCGCGCAGATGCCGAACGCCAAACCGTCTGCGCTGCTGGATCACCTGGCCCACCGAGTCAGCGAGATCGACGTCATCAACGGTGCTGTGGTGCGCACGGCCGCGCAGGTGGGGGAACAGGTTCCGGTGAACGCCACGCTGACCGCACTGGTCAAAGCCGTTGAACGTCAGTGGATAACGCCGAAGGACTGA
- a CDS encoding class I SAM-dependent methyltransferase — MTDDKARVDLSGAPQTMLATLYAKALDADLPEPILGDRYAKEVVERIDYDWSKTTITAARSPSVTTRSAHFDHWARRFLATNPNAVVLHVGCGLDARYFRLQPGDGVDWYDIDYPDVADLRRQLLPERDHNHVVAASVTDPAWFAEIPADRPTLMLGEGLTMYLTESDGVALLRRVVEHAPSGELQFDAFNRLGIKTQWANAVVRRSGATLQWGINEPREILAAVPGTRLLEWVRWFESDTYSELPRRYRALGKAMSLVPAVANMSQYHRYAF; from the coding sequence ATGACCGATGACAAGGCACGGGTGGACCTGAGCGGCGCGCCGCAGACCATGCTGGCGACGCTGTACGCCAAGGCGCTGGACGCCGATCTGCCCGAACCCATCCTGGGGGATCGCTACGCCAAGGAAGTGGTCGAACGCATCGACTACGACTGGAGCAAGACCACCATCACCGCGGCTCGGTCGCCCTCGGTGACCACCCGCTCGGCGCATTTCGACCACTGGGCCCGCCGGTTCCTGGCGACCAACCCCAATGCCGTGGTGTTGCACGTGGGCTGTGGGCTCGACGCCCGATACTTCCGGCTGCAGCCGGGCGACGGAGTCGACTGGTACGACATCGACTATCCGGACGTCGCCGACCTGCGCCGGCAACTACTTCCCGAGCGAGACCACAACCACGTGGTGGCGGCGTCGGTCACCGACCCGGCGTGGTTCGCCGAAATCCCCGCCGACCGTCCGACCTTGATGCTCGGCGAAGGCCTGACCATGTACCTCACCGAATCCGACGGCGTCGCGTTGCTACGGCGGGTGGTCGAGCACGCCCCGAGCGGGGAGTTGCAGTTCGACGCCTTCAACCGGTTGGGCATCAAGACCCAGTGGGCCAACGCCGTGGTACGCCGCTCCGGGGCGACGCTGCAGTGGGGGATCAATGAGCCCCGCGAGATTCTGGCCGCGGTCCCGGGTACGCGGCTGTTGGAGTGGGTGCGCTGGTTCGAGTCGGACACCTACTCCGAACTTCCCCGTCGCTACCGGGCGCTGGGCAAGGCGATGTCGCTGGTTCCGGCGGTGGCGAACATGTCGCAGTACCACCGCTACGCGTTCTGA
- a CDS encoding TetR/AcrR family transcriptional regulator, giving the protein MTASADQAPAGRGRPRDPRTEQAITQATRRLLAQDGYDQVSIEAIAREADVSRPTVYRRWPSKTHLVFDAVFGAAEVGDVLTSSGDFEADLRQFVAGVFEFWRSPEVAAAALGILADRHRDPELFIRTQQLLDETTRTAFAALVRAGIEQGVLNADVDVEIAYDALVGTSFYIAQVLATDTVDAAADRLCSLLLQGMRKKENRDE; this is encoded by the coding sequence GTGACGGCAAGCGCGGACCAGGCCCCGGCCGGTCGCGGACGCCCGCGCGATCCCCGCACCGAGCAGGCCATCACCCAGGCCACCCGCCGGCTGCTGGCCCAAGACGGCTACGACCAGGTGTCCATCGAGGCGATCGCCCGCGAGGCGGACGTCAGCCGCCCCACCGTCTACCGGCGCTGGCCGTCGAAGACGCATCTGGTGTTCGACGCGGTCTTCGGTGCCGCCGAGGTCGGCGACGTGCTCACCAGCTCGGGTGACTTCGAGGCCGACCTGCGCCAATTCGTCGCCGGCGTGTTCGAGTTCTGGCGCTCACCGGAGGTGGCTGCCGCGGCGTTGGGCATCCTGGCCGATCGTCACCGTGACCCGGAACTGTTCATCCGCACCCAACAGCTGCTTGACGAAACCACCCGTACCGCGTTCGCCGCGCTGGTCCGCGCCGGCATCGAGCAAGGCGTGCTCAACGCCGACGTCGATGTCGAGATTGCCTACGACGCACTGGTGGGCACCAGTTTCTACATCGCCCAAGTCTTGGCCACCGACACCGTCGACGCCGCCGCCGACAGGCTGTGTTCCCTACTGCTGCAGGGAATGAGAAAGAAGGAGAACCGGGATGAGTGA
- a CDS encoding DUF1214 domain-containing protein, whose protein sequence is MSDELSVAFGDLLDEVRAVEQRLLNADPPLEEADVLDGYRWALSLLRVAAEAYIWGDADKPILVDVIGPYLKWGGDNSDAFYQLAPIDPSRSYRVTGKRGDAVYLSMTVYGGPDDGRYSDRIIDTINDRDLGCDAEGNFEFIISAQERQGNWLKLEPDAVFILTRDYLTDPGTDRRVQWKIEALDDTGRRPDSRADLSRRMRAARTWIREQAAMAPVRLPANVLQDPYPVPSRTVGWAAGDAAYSMGAYELQPGQALVIEGTSPECVFWNLCLWNPFLHTYDYTRERVTINGAHVTYRPDGSWQIVISETDPGHPNWVSTAGRSKGLIWLRWFLPEATPDPLSCRVVDVAELAS, encoded by the coding sequence ATGAGTGACGAGTTGTCCGTCGCATTCGGCGACTTGCTCGACGAGGTCCGTGCCGTCGAGCAGCGCCTGCTCAACGCCGATCCGCCGCTGGAGGAGGCCGACGTCCTCGACGGTTACCGATGGGCGCTGAGCCTGCTGCGCGTCGCCGCCGAGGCCTACATCTGGGGAGATGCGGACAAGCCGATCCTGGTCGACGTGATCGGCCCCTACCTCAAATGGGGCGGCGACAATTCAGATGCCTTCTACCAGCTGGCGCCGATCGACCCGAGCCGCAGCTACCGGGTCACGGGCAAGCGCGGCGACGCGGTCTATCTGTCCATGACCGTCTACGGCGGCCCCGATGACGGCCGCTACAGCGACCGCATCATCGACACCATCAACGACCGCGACCTCGGTTGCGACGCCGAAGGAAACTTCGAATTCATCATCAGTGCCCAAGAACGGCAGGGCAATTGGCTCAAACTGGAGCCCGACGCCGTGTTCATCCTCACCCGCGACTACCTCACCGACCCCGGCACCGATCGGCGGGTGCAGTGGAAGATCGAGGCGCTTGATGACACTGGCCGGCGCCCCGACAGCCGGGCCGATTTGAGCCGGCGAATGCGCGCGGCGCGGACCTGGATTCGTGAGCAGGCCGCCATGGCGCCCGTGCGACTGCCGGCCAACGTGCTCCAGGATCCGTATCCCGTGCCGAGTCGCACGGTGGGCTGGGCGGCCGGTGATGCCGCCTATTCGATGGGCGCCTACGAACTGCAGCCCGGCCAGGCGCTGGTCATCGAAGGAACCTCACCGGAGTGCGTGTTCTGGAATCTGTGCCTGTGGAACCCGTTCCTGCACACCTACGACTACACCCGCGAACGGGTCACGATCAACGGCGCGCACGTCACCTACCGGCCCGACGGGTCCTGGCAGATCGTGATCAGCGAAACCGATCCCGGGCATCCGAACTGGGTGTCGACCGCGGGCCGGTCGAAAGGCCTGATCTGGCTGCGCTGGTTCCTGCCCGAGGCCACCCCCGACCCGCTGAGCTGCCGGGTCGTCGACGTCGCAGAGCTGGCCTCGTGA
- a CDS encoding sulfotransferase family protein, with protein sequence MSAATRPGAIRLNDLANPVYPEAARPMREGLAGYGAVLQLTPEALLQAATDRTGLHNWGDNGFRERLDVLCRSLVEEADLSGVGRAMAFEQLAGHLVNRLRLEDLIAANPEIESVEIERPIIVCGLPRTGTTHLHNLIAADPALRYLPYWESMEPVATPGEPDPQARRDRCAVGLDLINTSMPEFKRMHDMTVDHAHEEIQLLGNDISGMLFECSYFVPTFAQHYKTHDQSASYAYMKRTLQALQWLRGGTRWVLKSPQHLEQFWALYATFPDATFVVTHRDPVEVTRSMATMISYAARMGCDHPDPVKISKYWLDRADDLLTGCLRDRDVLPAAQSVDVRFEDFMADEDGTVAAIYELADQPLDTRAKEAMTQFCIDHPRGRYGAVDYQPADLGLDADEIANRLRDYRNRFVAD encoded by the coding sequence GTGAGCGCCGCCACTCGTCCGGGTGCGATCCGGCTCAACGACCTTGCCAATCCGGTCTATCCCGAGGCCGCCCGCCCGATGCGCGAAGGCCTGGCCGGCTACGGCGCCGTCCTGCAACTCACACCGGAGGCCCTACTGCAGGCCGCGACCGACCGAACGGGCCTGCACAACTGGGGCGACAACGGCTTTCGTGAGCGCCTCGACGTACTGTGCCGGTCGCTGGTCGAGGAGGCCGACCTGTCCGGCGTCGGGCGGGCGATGGCGTTCGAACAACTGGCGGGCCACCTGGTCAACCGGCTTCGGCTGGAAGATCTGATCGCGGCGAACCCCGAGATCGAGAGCGTCGAGATCGAGCGCCCGATCATCGTCTGCGGACTGCCGCGCACCGGCACCACCCACTTGCACAACCTGATCGCCGCGGACCCGGCGCTGCGGTACCTGCCGTACTGGGAGAGCATGGAACCGGTTGCCACTCCGGGCGAGCCCGATCCGCAGGCCAGACGCGACCGCTGTGCCGTCGGTTTGGATCTGATCAACACCTCGATGCCCGAGTTCAAGCGCATGCACGACATGACCGTCGACCACGCGCATGAAGAGATCCAGCTGCTGGGCAACGACATCTCGGGAATGCTGTTCGAATGTAGCTATTTCGTCCCGACATTCGCGCAGCACTACAAGACACACGATCAGAGCGCGTCGTACGCCTATATGAAGCGCACCCTGCAAGCCCTGCAATGGCTGCGCGGCGGCACTCGCTGGGTGCTCAAATCGCCACAGCATCTGGAGCAGTTCTGGGCGCTGTATGCCACTTTCCCCGACGCCACTTTCGTTGTCACCCATCGTGATCCGGTCGAAGTGACCCGGTCGATGGCAACCATGATCAGCTACGCAGCGCGCATGGGCTGCGACCATCCCGACCCGGTCAAGATCTCGAAGTATTGGCTGGATCGGGCCGACGACCTGCTCACCGGATGCCTGCGTGACCGCGACGTGCTGCCGGCGGCACAGTCTGTCGACGTGCGGTTCGAGGACTTCATGGCAGATGAGGACGGGACCGTCGCTGCCATCTACGAGCTCGCGGACCAGCCACTCGACACCCGAGCGAAGGAAGCGATGACGCAGTTCTGCATTGATCACCCACGCGGGCGCTACGGCGCGGTCGACTACCAGCCGGCCGATCTCGGACTGGACGCAGACGAGATCGCAAATCGCTTGCGCGACTATCGAAACCGCTTCGTCGCCGACTAA